The DNA region TTCAATACGACACACATGGCACCACTTGCTCTCGGCGGATTCCACGAGCAACTGTTCGATGCAACCGACACCGAAATCGTCTACCTTCCCCACATCGCCGAGAAACTCTTCGACACGTATCCCGAGCGTGCTCAGAAGGCGATTGAGAACGGCTACCTCGCCCTTCGAACGCGCAACCACCTGCCGTATGGACTCGCTCTCTTCGACGAGTGCGTCGGAATAGGAGGATACGACGAGACGACGGGGCACATGCAGGTGTTCGTCGAGACTGATGCACCGATTGCAATGGAGTGGGCCGAACGTGTGTACAACTCGGTCAGAGCGGATTCAGAATTGCTCGACAGCCGGAACGACCAAACAGACTGACGGTTCTTGGCCGTTTTGTACACACCGATTTCACGAGTGGGAGGGTGACATTTACGGTATCTATCTTCGGGCGGTTACATGCGAGTCGCCCCACGGCCTGCTGGAGGTATGGTACCTGAAGGAGGCCGATCTCGGACACGAGTCAGTGTTCGCGCGACCACGCGTCTTTACACCCTGTATCGCAGAATATGTAGAGGGAAATATCGCCGTCCTCAGATTCGTCGGTACACACGGGATGTCTTCTGCCTACTGTTACCGTCGACCCACAGTACGCGCAGGTATGCAACTCCGCGTTCGTACCGCCCGGTTCAGGAAGAGCCATCTGGCGGGTGTTGGCACACGCTGACGACCCCGTGGTTCGTCGCCGTGACGGTGTAGTCCCGATACGTGAACGTGAACGTCTGCTTCGATCGAGAATCGGTCTGCCGAAGTCGGACGAGGATTTCCGGATCGATGACGTCCGCCAGTAGCGGACTCATCTCCAGTACGTCTTCGTCGAGGACCTCAGCCAGCAACTCGAGAGCCGTGATCGGGAACGACTCGGCGTCGCCAACGTGTTGGGCGGTGGGGACGCTCGCCCGGTCCGTCACATTTGCTTCTTTCGCGAGGTAGTCACGCGGCGCGGCCATCGACGAATCGCGAAGTGGTTCTTCATCAGTCGTCATTACCCCGTTCTACTGGTCACGAGGGGATAAGGGCACGTTCTTACTCGTTAGAAATAGCGTCGCCGTCGTGTTCGACCCCTTCGAGCAACTTTCGACAGAGTCGCGCTTCCGCGTGGCGCAGGTGGTGGTGGAACGTCTGGCGTGTCACCCCCAGACGGGTCGCTAACTCGTCGCCAGTACTGTCTCGCGGCCAGTTGAAGTACCCGCCGTAGTAAGCTGCCTGCAAGGCCGTCCACTGGCGATCCGTGAGATCGTCCTCGACCAAATGGCGAAAGAGCCGTGAGCTGTACACGAGTCGCTGCGAGACGAGTCGCAGGTCAGAGACCACCTCTCGCCCGGCCGCGACCACTTCTGATACGTCCGCAGTCATCGGGAACTCCCCGATCATTGTGAGTGTGTCGGCATCGATCGTAGCGTACGCAAGCCGCCCGTCGAACTGCGCGAAAATGCTCATCAGCGAATCTTCCGTGACTTCGATTTCGAGGCGAAACTGTTCGCTGGTCGTGCTGAGCAAGCGGGCATCACGAACAGTTGGGAACGTATCGAGGACCTCGAAATACGCGTTCGGGTCGATACCGTACACGACCCAGTATTCCAGCTGACCGCCACCGTCCAGGGGGACGATGCCGTCGACCTCAGTGTGAAAATCGTCGTCGCTAGCGGCAGACGCCATCCTGGACACCGACTCGGACGCGAATTCGAGTTCGCGGACGTGTTCGGAGGTGAGTTCCAGCGCGCTGGCACCAGTAGCTGCC from Natronosalvus rutilus includes:
- a CDS encoding DUF7576 family protein, encoding MALPEPGGTNAELHTCAYCGSTVTVGRRHPVCTDESEDGDISLYIFCDTGCKDAWSREH
- a CDS encoding HalOD1 output domain-containing protein, which encodes MTTDEEPLRDSSMAAPRDYLAKEANVTDRASVPTAQHVGDAESFPITALELLAEVLDEDVLEMSPLLADVIDPEILVRLRQTDSRSKQTFTFTYRDYTVTATNHGVVSVCQHPPDGSS
- a CDS encoding bacterio-opsin activator domain-containing protein; translated protein: MPADQRVTRDQVLTVFEDRANPHEPMATSEIADAVDVARRTVYDKLEQLVAEGFLESKKVGARARVWWLPTAADAPTSAATGASALELTSEHVRELEFASESVSRMASAASDDDFHTEVDGIVPLDGGGQLEYWVVYGIDPNAYFEVLDTFPTVRDARLLSTTSEQFRLEIEVTEDSLMSIFAQFDGRLAYATIDADTLTMIGEFPMTADVSEVVAAGREVVSDLRLVSQRLVYSSRLFRHLVEDDLTDRQWTALQAAYYGGYFNWPRDSTGDELATRLGVTRQTFHHHLRHAEARLCRKLLEGVEHDGDAISNE